The following coding sequences lie in one Globicephala melas chromosome 15, mGloMel1.2, whole genome shotgun sequence genomic window:
- the C15H16orf92 gene encoding fertilization-influencing membrane protein, which produces MRPWQWAQVWMWLAGLGTVESAPILENAKALARGAESPLFLDRPDFFDYPDSDQARLLALAQFIGERPVIFVNSGSDSMLFHHILVGALVVAFIFLLFQFCTHM; this is translated from the exons ATGAGGCCGTGGCAGTGGGCGCAGGTGTGGATGTGGCTGGCTGGGCTGGGGACCGTAGAATCAG CACCCATCCTGGAGAATGCCAAGGCCTTGGCCCGGGGAGCAGAGTCTCCACTCTTCCTAGACAGACCTGACTTCTTTGATTACCCAGACTCGGACCAAGCCAGGCTCCTGGCCCTGGCCCAGTTCATTGGAGAGAGACCTGTCATCTTTGTTAACTCAG GTTCCGACTCCATGCTCTTCCATCACATCCTGGTGGGCGCTCTGGTGGTGGCCTTCATCTTCCTGCTTTTCCAGTTCTGCACACACATGTAA
- the TLCD3B gene encoding ceramide synthase: MLTPMVAGGVVFPGLFLLSKNTLQRLPQLRWGEADAVIVSARLVSSVQAVMASTAGYIVSTSCKHIIDDQHWLSSAYTQFAVPYFIYDIYAMFLCHWHKHQVKGHGGDEAGTRAPGSTWAAARGYLHKEFLMVLHHAVMVLVCFPLSVVWRQGKGDFFLGCLLMAEVSTPFVCLGKILIQYKQQHTLLHKVNGALMLLSFLCCRVLLFPYLYWAYGRHAGLPLLAVPLAIPAHVNLGAALLLAPQLYWFFLICRGACRLFRPRGSRPPSPCQTQD, from the exons ACCCCAATGGTGGCTGGAGGGGTGGTGTTCCCCGGACTCTTCCTGCTCTCCAAGAACACGCTCCAGCGGCTGCCCCAGCTGCGCTGGGGGGAGGCCGACGCGGTCATTGTCTCAGCCAG GCTAGTGTCCTCTGTCCAAGCCGTCATGGCCTCCACAGCTGGCTACATCGTCTCCACCTCCTGCAAGCACATCATAGATGACCA ACACTGGCTTTCCTCTGCCTACACGCAATTTGCGGTGCCCTACTTCATCTATGACATCTACGCCATGTTCCTCTGTCACTGGCACAAGCACCAGGTCAAGGGGCACGGAGGGGACGAAGCGGGGACCAGAGCCCCGGGCAGCACCTGGGCCGCGGCACGCGGCTACCTGCACAAGGAGTTCCTCATGGTCCTCCACCATGCTGTCATGGTGCTCGTGTGCTTCCCACTGTCCGTG gTGTGGCGTCAAGGCAAGGGAGATTTCTTTCTAGGCTGCTTGCTGATGGCAGAGGTCAGCACCCCCTTCGTCTGCCTTGGCAAGATCCTCATCCAG TACAAGCAGCAGCACACGCTGCTGCACAAGGTGAACGGGGCCCTGATGCTGCTCAGCTTCCTCTGCTGCCGGGTGCTGCTCTTCCCCTACCTGTACTGGGCCTACGGGCGGCACGCGGGCCTGCCCCTGCTCGCCGTGCCGCTCGCCATCCCGGCCCACGTCAACCTGGGCGCCGCGCTGCTCCTAGCCCCGCAGCTCTACTGGTTCTTCCTCATCTGCCGCGGGGCCTGCCGCCTCTTCCGGCCCCGGGGCTCCCGGCCGCCCTCCCCCTGTCAGACCCAGGACTGA